Proteins encoded together in one Verrucomicrobiia bacterium window:
- a CDS encoding lipoate--protein ligase family protein: MKYLDRTLHTPQENLAGDEALLDWCEEGPGDEILRFWEPHQHFVVLGYSNRTRAEVNLDSCKMLGVPVLRRCSGGGTVLQGPGCLNYALILKIHGDSPLTNIAEANAFIMNRNRNALNSLLDRKVLIQGHTDLTLQGVKFSGNSQRRKRHYLLFHGSFLLNLDLALVEQVLPMPSKQPQYRRSRAHKDFLTNLNLPAGDIKEAMKHAWNAVDVLEKIPEKHVEHLVQDKYAADAWNLKF; the protein is encoded by the coding sequence ATGAAATACTTAGACCGAACCCTGCACACTCCGCAAGAGAATCTCGCGGGCGACGAGGCGCTGCTCGATTGGTGCGAGGAAGGGCCGGGCGACGAAATCCTCCGCTTTTGGGAGCCTCACCAACACTTCGTCGTACTCGGTTATTCTAACAGAACTCGCGCAGAAGTGAACCTCGATTCCTGCAAAATGCTGGGCGTCCCGGTGCTGCGCCGGTGTAGCGGCGGCGGGACGGTCTTGCAGGGGCCGGGTTGCCTGAATTACGCGCTCATTCTCAAGATTCACGGCGACTCACCCCTCACGAACATCGCCGAGGCCAACGCGTTCATCATGAACCGCAACCGCAATGCGCTGAATTCCTTGCTCGATCGCAAGGTACTCATTCAGGGCCACACCGACCTGACGCTGCAAGGAGTGAAATTCTCCGGCAATTCGCAACGCCGCAAACGGCACTACCTCCTTTTCCACGGCTCCTTCCTGCTCAATCTTGATCTCGCACTGGTGGAACAGGTGCTACCGATGCCCTCCAAACAGCCGCAGTATCGCCGGAGTCGCGCACACAAAGACTTCCTCACAAACCTGAATCTACCAGCGGGCGACATTAAAGAAGCCATGAAGCACGCCTGGAATGCTGTCGACGTGCTAGAGAAGATCCCCGAGAAACACGTGGAACACCTTGTACAGGACAAATACGCCGCCGACGCGTGGAATTTGAAATTTTAA
- a CDS encoding DUF5069 domain-containing protein, giving the protein MKIPGLRSPHEKLGDIVYFGRMLDKIRLHAQGKLPEDYHKALGGGFDGRCCSFLGVKYEDVVARVKLGGEDVDTLEWCFTNGRKPSPEEIEIWNSFLRKRGWRDDASQRLAERKKEFGISNRDDIQTFFDLLDIDEGNEIRAQ; this is encoded by the coding sequence ATGAAAATTCCCGGTCTCCGCAGTCCGCATGAAAAGCTTGGTGATATCGTTTACTTTGGCCGCATGCTCGACAAAATCCGGCTCCACGCGCAGGGCAAATTGCCGGAGGATTACCACAAAGCCCTCGGCGGCGGATTCGACGGTCGTTGCTGCAGTTTTCTCGGCGTGAAATATGAGGACGTTGTCGCGCGCGTAAAGTTGGGCGGCGAAGACGTCGATACCCTCGAATGGTGTTTCACCAACGGCCGCAAGCCGTCACCGGAGGAAATCGAGATCTGGAATAGTTTCCTGCGCAAACGCGGTTGGCGCGACGATGCCAGTCAGCGCCTCGCGGAACGCAAGAAGGAATTCGGCATCTCCAACCGTGACGACATCCAAACCTTCTTCGACCTCCTTGACATCGACGAAGGCAACGAAATCCGCGCGCAGTAG
- a CDS encoding type II secretion system protein GspG, with protein MGAFTVAHVSKHSQARHDVQVMALALDGFALENGSYPKGTRGEICRLLRGESINGQNPKKLDYVEALPTEMNGAGEFLDPWGEPYRISVDPKVRVYSCGPNRLDEHGDGDDIASWK; from the coding sequence GTGGGAGCGTTCACCGTAGCCCACGTTAGCAAACACTCACAAGCCCGACACGACGTGCAGGTCATGGCACTGGCGCTGGATGGTTTCGCCCTCGAAAACGGTAGTTACCCAAAGGGCACGCGGGGCGAGATTTGCCGGTTGTTGCGGGGAGAATCAATCAACGGTCAGAACCCCAAGAAACTCGACTACGTCGAGGCGCTACCCACTGAAATGAATGGGGCCGGGGAATTTCTCGATCCCTGGGGTGAACCGTATCGGATTTCGGTCGATCCGAAAGTGCGCGTCTACTCGTGCGGACCTAATCGCCTCGACGAGCACGGTGATGGCGACGACATTGCCAGTTGGAAATAG
- a CDS encoding TRAP transporter TatT component family protein, which translates to MASRRAVLLLGALIVAACGCSSVGNVHTTDSQQPLALTTEEAQKAHTDGLALYNQQPRGLASVSTAARLLEQAARTLRDDYDAQWQAAQALAFLAENETREEFRKEAARRGVVLARQARALKTDGVEGCYWYALNVGLLADVDRSYGLSAVGEMETALKRAIELDERYDLAGPPRILGILHLRTPPPPTSVGSSRKGLRLLQHAVELFPDYPENYLYLAEALRDNDRADEAKEALRKVLEAKPWPDQQFESQQWKTEALKLRDRLDKP; encoded by the coding sequence ATGGCAAGTAGGCGCGCGGTGTTGTTGTTGGGAGCTCTGATTGTGGCAGCGTGCGGTTGCTCGTCTGTGGGGAACGTCCACACTACTGATTCCCAGCAGCCGCTGGCTCTCACCACGGAAGAAGCGCAGAAGGCGCACACGGACGGACTGGCGTTGTACAACCAGCAGCCGCGCGGACTGGCATCGGTCAGCACCGCCGCCCGTCTGCTCGAGCAGGCGGCCCGGACGTTACGCGATGATTACGACGCGCAATGGCAGGCGGCGCAGGCGCTGGCATTCCTGGCTGAGAACGAAACACGCGAGGAATTTCGAAAGGAAGCAGCCCGGCGCGGGGTGGTGCTCGCGCGACAGGCGCGCGCCTTGAAGACCGATGGCGTCGAGGGATGCTACTGGTACGCGCTGAATGTCGGATTGCTGGCCGACGTGGATCGTTCGTATGGGCTGAGTGCGGTGGGGGAGATGGAAACGGCGCTGAAACGGGCGATCGAACTCGACGAGCGTTATGATCTGGCCGGGCCGCCGCGCATCCTGGGCATTTTGCATTTGCGCACGCCGCCTCCACCCACGAGCGTCGGTAGTTCGCGCAAGGGGTTGCGGTTGTTGCAGCATGCGGTGGAATTGTTTCCCGACTATCCGGAGAATTACCTTTATCTGGCCGAAGCGTTGCGCGACAATGATCGTGCGGACGAGGCGAAAGAAGCGCTACGCAAAGTCCTGGAGGCGAAACCGTGGCCGGACCAACAGTTCGAGAGCCAGCAGTGGAAAACGGAAGCACTCAAGCTACGCGACCGCCTGGACAAACCCTGA
- a CDS encoding PhnD/SsuA/transferrin family substrate-binding protein, with amino-acid sequence MATMSIGVAARAEGPRPFLFLKTGEKFATQEIAAPTVSGLTAYIGEKVAGATNAFEPRVMNDPVKAAEFSGKSKPALGIVTAGFYLTYAKALGMEPLLETKRAGVKEERYVLVTKKDGAEDLAKLEGKTITTPLAGEQRYVIGVVLQGKLGEEIRLQQTLDVEGAVFDLAESSKKAADAVLLETGAWALFKDDPDSGQKLKVVYQSEELPRDLVVVFGPKSEAVNLDKLKQVLKDMNGGEEGQKVLQSIRVESFTDIDSGKLSKAEKLFYGK; translated from the coding sequence ATGGCGACAATGAGTATTGGTGTGGCCGCGCGCGCCGAAGGTCCGCGGCCGTTCCTGTTTCTCAAGACGGGAGAGAAGTTTGCCACGCAGGAAATTGCCGCGCCGACGGTGTCCGGATTGACAGCGTACATTGGAGAGAAAGTTGCCGGGGCGACGAACGCGTTCGAGCCGCGGGTGATGAATGATCCCGTGAAAGCCGCGGAGTTCAGCGGGAAAAGCAAACCGGCACTGGGCATCGTCACGGCCGGGTTTTACCTGACGTACGCGAAGGCGCTGGGAATGGAGCCACTGTTGGAAACCAAGCGCGCGGGTGTGAAAGAGGAGCGTTACGTCCTGGTCACAAAGAAGGACGGGGCGGAGGATCTGGCGAAGTTGGAGGGGAAGACGATTACGACACCCCTGGCCGGCGAGCAGCGATACGTGATCGGTGTGGTCCTGCAAGGCAAACTAGGCGAGGAGATTCGACTGCAACAGACCCTGGACGTGGAAGGCGCGGTGTTCGATCTGGCGGAGAGTTCCAAGAAAGCGGCGGACGCCGTGTTGCTGGAAACAGGCGCGTGGGCCCTGTTCAAGGATGATCCTGATTCCGGCCAGAAACTGAAGGTGGTTTATCAGTCGGAGGAGTTGCCGCGTGATCTTGTGGTGGTGTTTGGTCCGAAAAGCGAAGCGGTGAACCTCGACAAACTGAAACAGGTGTTGAAGGACATGAACGGTGGCGAAGAAGGGCAGAAGGTTTTGCAGAGCATTCGTGTCGAGTCGTTCACCGACATCGACTCCGGCAAGCTTTCAAAGGCGGAGAAACTGTTTTATGGCAAGTAG
- the hpnD gene encoding presqualene diphosphate synthase HpnD: protein MSVSLEESYARCRRIARQTGKNFYYSFLVMPREKRAAMCAIYAFMRRSDDIADSTANPAVALDALRQWRAQVDAAFNGEQTTDPTLPALVDTVRRYKIPQSHFHELLDGTEMDQTTTRYATFDDLYKYCYRVASAVGLVVLPIFGFQDKAALAPAEACGIAFQLTNILRDVKEDARMGRIYLPLEDLRRFGVSEDDILNALATPQFLELMKFEANRAHGFYKKAQPLLNMIDADSRGTLAVMIAIYGRILRKIEESNFAVFDGRMRLSAAEKLWIVSKNWMGHRP from the coding sequence ATGAGCGTCAGCCTGGAGGAATCGTACGCGCGCTGCCGACGGATCGCGCGACAGACGGGGAAGAATTTTTATTATTCCTTCCTGGTCATGCCCCGCGAAAAACGGGCGGCGATGTGCGCGATCTACGCGTTCATGCGCCGTAGCGATGACATCGCTGATAGCACGGCCAATCCTGCAGTGGCGTTGGACGCCCTGCGGCAGTGGCGCGCCCAGGTGGACGCGGCCTTCAACGGTGAGCAAACGACAGACCCGACCTTGCCGGCGCTGGTGGACACTGTGCGCAGGTACAAGATTCCTCAAAGTCATTTCCATGAACTTCTTGACGGTACGGAGATGGACCAGACCACCACACGCTACGCAACGTTTGACGATCTGTATAAGTATTGTTATCGGGTCGCGTCGGCGGTGGGATTGGTGGTGCTGCCCATCTTCGGTTTCCAAGATAAGGCCGCGCTGGCGCCAGCCGAAGCGTGCGGGATCGCTTTTCAGCTTACTAACATCCTCCGCGATGTGAAAGAGGACGCACGCATGGGGCGGATTTACCTGCCGCTCGAAGATTTACGGCGGTTCGGCGTCTCCGAGGACGACATCCTGAACGCTCTCGCCACACCGCAGTTTTTGGAGTTGATGAAGTTTGAGGCCAACCGCGCGCATGGGTTCTATAAAAAGGCGCAGCCGCTGCTCAACATGATCGATGCCGACAGCCGGGGAACATTGGCCGTGATGATCGCGATTTACGGCAGAATCCTGCGAAAGATAGAGGAGAGCAATTTCGCCGTGTTCGATGGGCGGATGCGGTTGAGTGCAGCAGAGAAACTTTGGATCGTCAGCAAAAACTGGATGGGACATCGACCATAA
- a CDS encoding cation diffusion facilitator family transporter — MNQNRLQRSVRATMAGLSVNVALAIVKLLAGIFGRSYALIADAIESMADAASSVIVWRAVVIAEKPADKDHPYGHGKAEAIATAAVAVMLLGAALFICARSAGEIRTPHRAPAAYTLFVLLGVVLVKEGLFRFVGRVGEEVGSGAVKADAWHHRSDAITSAAAALGISISLVGGEAYRAADDWAAIFAAVIIAFNGYRLLRPALDELMDAAPKEDIAGLARTVALRVNGVRGVEKCFARKMGYGYWLDMHVEVDGGLTVAVAHELSHTVKDAIRAKLPRVLDVTIHIEPHAHSVVTH; from the coding sequence ATGAACCAGAACCGCCTCCAGCGCAGCGTTCGGGCCACGATGGCGGGCCTTTCTGTGAATGTGGCGCTGGCGATTGTCAAACTGCTGGCAGGAATCTTCGGCCGGTCGTATGCCCTAATCGCCGACGCCATCGAATCCATGGCGGACGCGGCCAGTTCCGTCATCGTATGGCGCGCCGTGGTCATTGCCGAGAAACCAGCCGACAAGGATCACCCGTACGGCCACGGGAAAGCCGAGGCCATCGCCACTGCGGCGGTAGCAGTGATGCTGCTGGGTGCGGCGCTGTTCATCTGCGCGCGGTCCGCAGGGGAAATTCGAACGCCGCATCGCGCACCCGCCGCCTACACGCTGTTCGTTTTGCTCGGCGTCGTTCTGGTCAAGGAGGGACTCTTCCGCTTCGTGGGGCGGGTGGGGGAAGAGGTTGGAAGCGGCGCGGTGAAAGCCGATGCGTGGCATCATCGCAGCGACGCGATCACTTCCGCGGCGGCGGCCCTTGGCATCAGCATCTCGCTGGTGGGTGGCGAGGCGTATCGGGCGGCGGACGATTGGGCGGCAATTTTTGCGGCAGTGATTATCGCGTTTAATGGATATCGGCTGTTGCGTCCCGCGCTTGATGAATTAATGGACGCCGCCCCGAAGGAGGACATTGCCGGTTTGGCGCGCACCGTTGCTCTGCGCGTGAACGGCGTGCGGGGAGTTGAGAAATGTTTTGCGCGGAAGATGGGCTACGGTTACTGGCTCGACATGCACGTTGAAGTGGACGGCGGGCTGACGGTGGCGGTAGCGCATGAATTGTCCCACACCGTGAAGGATGCCATTCGCGCGAAACTGCCGCGCGTTCTCGACGTGACGATTCACATTGAACCTCACGCGCATTCTGTAGTAACACATTGA
- the argF gene encoding ornithine carbamoyltransferase, translating to MKHLLTVEQLSGREIADIFKLAREFKKGRGKAKQKQPLKGQSWALIFNKSSTRTRVSFEVGIRELGGSSLYLSTNDIQMGRGETVADTARVLSRYIHGVVIRTYAQSDVEQFAGAGSIPVINALTDDEHPCQILADLFTVVEKRGALKGKKVVFFGDGACNVANSWLFGAAKTGMEIWVAAPKNFQPGSEWVKRAGGNVHVTEDVDAAAKNADVLYTDVWVSMGKEAEGAVRLKILAPYQVNAAVLKQAKPDALVMHCLPAYIGKEITADVFQAHQKTIFDQAENRLHVQKAIMTLLAK from the coding sequence ATGAAACATTTACTGACAGTGGAACAACTCAGCGGTCGCGAGATCGCGGACATCTTCAAGCTGGCGCGGGAATTCAAAAAGGGCCGCGGCAAGGCGAAGCAGAAGCAGCCGCTCAAGGGCCAGTCGTGGGCGCTGATCTTTAACAAGTCCAGCACACGCACGCGGGTCAGCTTTGAAGTGGGCATCCGCGAACTCGGCGGTTCGTCGCTGTATCTTTCGACGAATGATATCCAGATGGGCCGCGGTGAAACGGTGGCCGACACGGCGCGTGTGCTGTCGCGCTACATTCACGGCGTCGTCATCCGCACGTACGCCCAGAGCGATGTCGAACAATTCGCCGGAGCGGGGTCCATTCCTGTGATCAACGCGCTTACCGATGACGAGCATCCCTGCCAGATCCTCGCGGACCTTTTCACCGTCGTGGAGAAACGCGGCGCATTGAAGGGCAAAAAAGTCGTCTTTTTCGGGGACGGGGCGTGCAATGTAGCCAACTCCTGGCTTTTCGGCGCGGCGAAGACGGGCATGGAGATTTGGGTGGCGGCGCCAAAAAACTTCCAGCCCGGCAGTGAATGGGTGAAACGCGCGGGCGGCAACGTTCACGTGACCGAAGACGTCGACGCGGCGGCGAAGAACGCCGACGTGCTTTACACCGACGTTTGGGTTTCGATGGGCAAGGAGGCCGAGGGGGCGGTCCGACTCAAGATTCTCGCCCCGTACCAGGTGAACGCCGCAGTGCTCAAGCAGGCCAAGCCCGACGCGCTCGTAATGCACTGCCTGCCGGCGTATATCGGCAAGGAAATTACGGCGGATGTTTTTCAGGCGCACCAGAAGACAATCTTCGACCAGGCGGAGAACCGCCTGCACGTGCAGAAGGCGATCATGACACTCCTGGCAAAATAG